The Aphidius gifuensis isolate YNYX2018 linkage group LG2, ASM1490517v1, whole genome shotgun sequence DNA window aaatatttaaatttaatgaaaataataaataaataaataattttttataaaccttttttatgttatttgaaTTGTGAGTTGTTGTTGATCGTGCTTCATGAAAATTACGATGATTTTTTGAACGTTTTGGACTAGAGCCACGATTTGATCTATCATGAGGTTCAGGTGTACGTTTTTGTGGTGGCTTGAGTGGTGGAcgatttgatgaattttgtaGTCTAGAACGTTGATCATAAGAATcatgattatttgttgatggAGGACGAGATCTTTGTGATTGATGATGATCTCTTGGTCGAGATTGTGGACTTCTATCTCTACCTCGTTGAtccttgataaataaaaattataaaattaattattaatacatattattataataattttgattataaatttaatttaattacttttgatGCTTGATAATTGTCTCTTCCATcggatttatatttttcataatctcTGTAATTACTGTCacgtgaataattattatcaccaGAATAAGATTTTGGTGGTGTTGAGCTACGACTAGgttttgatgttttattttcttgccATACATCCGAAAAATAAGCATAAGGAtcctaaaaaaataaggaaaaattaaatttaatattcgtgatttaatttaaaaagataatcatttaaaaaaataatgaaaatcttacatcgtttttattattttgaggatattttttagaataatcaTTAGACGCTTGTGCTCCACTTTGTGGTGCTAATTGCTGACTATATGAAGCTTGTTGTTGACCTTGATATTGAGCAGATTGAGAGGCAAATTGTTCATTTggtaattgttgttgatgtgaTGGAGGTTGAGATCCTTCCCAAGTTGGTCGAGCTACATTaatagcaaataaaaaattattatttaattatataatatttaaaaataaaagagaataaattatttaccttcTTGTGGAGGTTGAACATTACCCCTGAAATGAGGATTAATAAGAATTTTATGTCCAGATGCCAGAGGAACATTTGGTACAGCTGGTACAACAGATGGACCAGTTTGATGATGAACAACTTGTTGtccttgattattaaattgaataacagGCAATGGACGATTATCAAATTGTCTTTgttcataaatatttctattttcttgTTGAAATTGTTGACGATTTTCAAAAACTTGTTGTCCTGGTGGTCCATTATGTTGAATTTGTGGCATTTGATTTGGTATAGGCTGACGAAAAACTGGCATTTGTCCATCTTGTCGTGGAACAGGCATACCAGGATGTCTTGGAGGGCCTTGATGCATTtgttgtggtggtggtggtggtggaccACGTTGACCAGGCATTTGTTGTCTCGGCATATTATTTAATGGACCTTGATGTACCATCATTGGTAACCGATTACCCATTGGACGAACAGATAATTCATTTTCATGAGGTGGACGTTGAAAACgctgttgttgattttgtataaattgaGGATTTTGTGGTCCATTGTAACGTGGTGGTGCTTGTTGCATTGGTCCACGTGGAATAAATTCCATTTGTGGATTTTGATGACGAGGTTGTGGTGGTAGTGGTGCTTGAGGTGATTGTGGATGAAATTGATTTGGATTAAATTGTGGTCTTGGTTCATTAAAATGAGGACGTGGATGAGGTGATACACCTTGTGgattaaattgttgaaattgtGGTGGTATAATATGAGGATTATCttgatgatatattaattgtGGATTCATTTGATTTGATGGTGCATTGGGAAATATTTGTGGTCTTGTTTCTATCAATGGTGctcgaaattttaaattttgatctTCAAATTGCATTCGTACAGGatatctgtaaataaataacaaataaataaataaataaatgagtaaataaataaataaatgataaattaatattataataatatttaccttgGATTAAAATTTCCCATATTTGGTCCAGGAAATCTAGCTCCTCTTCCACCACCACGTATACCACGTCCTCTTCCACCACGTCCTCTAAATGACATTCTTGGTTGATCAACAGTAACAACATTTTCCAATGAATCTGGTATTTCATTATTCATCTTAGGTGATATTACTGTTCTTTCATTTTGAAAACGATTTCTTCTTTCTCTTGCTTCATCACAATCATCATCTTCCATTCCTTGTCCATTTCCAACGATGATATCTCttggtattgttttttttaatttttcacgtaAATCAGATGTAACATGATGCATATTATTATGTCCACCAtaatcaccaccaccaccatgtgatgatatattattttcatattgatgatgatgatgatgatgtgtattttcatcattataatttatattatcattttgattataataattgacatGATTATCATGATGTTGGTCATTGGCATAACAATTATTTGGTACATTGATATAtgcattatcattattgtcaTCTTCAGCATCTAAATCATCTAGTGCATCCGTTACTCCCAAGTCCAGTACATCGTCTGTTTCTTCTTCTCCCTTATAGCTATTCTGCTGCTCGAGAATTAAATTgccaaatatttttcatgaaatattatgttttttttttttttcacttttttttaaatttttttttatataaatttaatctacttttattatattattataaatattttttatttattttatattgtcttatgtactaatatatttttattatttttcatgtttgttcattttattttttttattttaattattattttttattttcaacttaaaACTAGTGtgctcttttttatttttttttacttatgcTACGTAAGATGATAGATTGAGCATTGGGTTGTACAGATTATagtaaatctatttttttcgcttttatttattaaaaaataatagatttttttctttttaatttatcgcatttatttgtttttttttttttcctttcttttctttcttgtttgtttaaatgtatttttcgaAAACGGGAAAGAgagcattattaattttttttttaattgtatcatTGTTGATTACTGGTtatttgtgtatatttatatttctttttttcaattatttatttcgcatgataatattaaaataaaaaaaaataaattaagggtatttttattcaaccaatatttttttgtataaccACAATCACAGTAaagcacaaaattttatacatactCATTTTTGActaatttcgtttttttatctaaaatagatttaattaaacttttaaaatgtatattttgtgCTACTGTGGATTGAAATGAGATATCGCAATTACATTTATTGTAAACACATATCGcgagtatttatttattaattcttttttatttttctcaaattcagcagagaaaaaaattaagttattaatatttttatcacttgaGTACAATACTGTATTTgtgttttgataaataaacagtGTTAAAATATTCCAACTCATGCatttataatctttttttttttttttagtatcatttaatatctatttaatatctatttaatgaaatattaatttatatttgtgaaTCAGGgctactattatttttatttttctttcattttgaTAAAAGCCAGATTTGCTTGTACTCAacgtaaatattaaataaaataaattttaacattaattttaatagtcACAATCACACAGTGATAACTATTAAcgagttaaaataataaacatgataAAACTATTCAACAAAAATGTTCATCTGATTcacaactaaataaatttggCAAAAAATGGTCAAATGaatggaattttatttatttttttatttatattaatttgacatgaacgcatatttttatttttttttccattttaaattgacaagcTCATTGTCAAAATGGCATTTTGTTTTTCGGctgaaattattttcttaactATTTTTTCGCCATTATataagttataataattttgttgtttttatttttctagtaatttcaacaattatctatttacaaaaaaaaaaaaaaataaagaaaacgaaatacaaaaaacaaaaaaaaaacttattgttacattttttttgcaagctaCATTgcatttttgttaaaaaaaaaaaaaacaaaaaacaatatataaataaataaacttataaaaaaaatataatttaaattatcatgaaaaagctcaaaattttcatgataacaTTCTCAAAAACTCATAAATTTCAGTTGTGTattttgagaatttttataatcgccattttataaaatcttttttttttttttgtttcaatcaataaaaaaagtagTCGTTTTGATGTCGCAACTATCAGTAAATACAGGTTAATAAAAAGTATTCAAAAAATAGTGTTCAATTAACGGGATTActtaaatacataattatatcaacaataatttttttaaaatatcatttacatcatcataaattataataatagtatttttttttttatccattttatttttcaaggatatttattaaatatgtttCAGTCCTTTAAAACAAGGACGATTAAAATAACTAGCTCACCCTATCGATTTCATAGTCGTCTGCAAGAAGGGCCTCTTCCTCATCGTTGCCGAGGTCATACTCTTCATCGCCAAGATCTTCATCCAACAATGTATCATCTctgtaaattcaaaaaaaaaaaacacacacacaattaTGAGTAAGTTGTTATAGAAAgcctaaatttataaatatattttagataactaattataatatttatagacataattattgataaattaaaacaataatattattattaactgacAGATGTTGATGGTAAAACACTGTACACTGCGTCATTGTCACAAAATATGTCAACTTAacctcaaaattttataatcatgaTTTCGCTTGTTATTGGAGTCTACCAATTAAACAatgtatcaaataattaatattttaatattaacaattgggATAATTATAACTATGCGCTATATTTAAcattagaaattattaaaacaggTAAAATTAACTTACTGGTCTGACATGGTATTCACTTTAGGACAGTAACCGAAAATCgattattatctattattattattattctctcTTCCAGGTGCATTGAGCATTCTCTCTCGCTCTCTCTCTCGCGGTCAAAGAGAATAATGTTTGCTGTTTGCTGTTTGATGACGTCAACTGGGTTAATGTTTTTGCCATTGACTatattttatactatttttttatcataggaCACACACACAtggtgatattttttattaattatttatttttcaaaatgttcatttgattgatattgttaaaataataattattaatttcagttATAAAtaggtatataataaaatgtttaaaaaaattaaaaataatgaaaaattatttttacaattattgtcaaatttaaaaaataataaaaaatatagtaatcATTGTAgaccaataaaaatattaggaaTTGAAACAAGTTGTGATGATACTGGTGTtgcaattgttgatgatactGGAAAAATTATTGGCCAAGCACTTTGTtcacaacaaaaaattcatacaaggtaaaaataataaatgaataacaatatgttgatgtatatataattatgattttcattattgttaaatagaaaTGGAGGTATTATTCCACCTGTAGCTCGTGATTTgcattatgaaaatataacaaaagtttGTGAAGATGCATTAAAATCAGCAAATTTAAAACTACGTGATATTGATGCAATTGCAACGACAGTTAAACCAGGTCTTCCATTGTCACTTGATGTTGGtaataaatttggtaaatatCTTTGTCAAATTGGTAATAAACCATACATTCCAATTCATCATATGGAAGCACATGCATTAACAGCAAGAATGGTTGAAAAGGTAAATTTTGTTCATCtggtttttgtttgttaaatatttgtaattttagttttttttttttcctgttgtATAGGTTGAATTACCATTTCTTGTTTTACTAATTTCTGGTGGACATTGTCTTCTTgctcttgttaaaaaaattgatgatttttatctaCTAGGAACGTCTCTTGATGATGCACCTGGTGAAGCATTTGACAAAGTAGcacgtaaattaaaaatatttaatttaccacaATATAGAGATAAAAATGGTGGTGCTGTTATTGAACATGCagcaaaattttcaaatgatccATTACAATTTGAATTTCCTGTACCAATGCCACATTATCGTGAttgtaattttagtttttctggtattaaaaatacagTAAACACAATAATATGGAGACAAGAAAAAGAATTTGATATTTGTGGTGATGGTATTGTACctgatttatataatatttgtgcTGGTTTTCAATTATCAGTTGGAAAACATATTGGCCATAAAACAAAAAGAGCTATGAAATTTTTAGatcattcaaatttaattcctGATGATAGACGTACACTGGTaagtttattgaataaatttatcatcataaaaacCACAAagcatattattaaaatgcatatttaaaaaaattataaattaggtTGTTTCTGGTGGTGTTGCttgtaatgattttattgcaaaatgtttaaatgtcgTTTGTGAAGAAATGGATTATCGACTTGTTAGACCACCTCCACAGCTTTGTACTGATAATGGAATAATGATTGCATGGAATGGCATTGAAAGATGGCGAGAAAATTGTGGAGTAATTAGAGATCCAGACGAAATTGCTAAAGTTGATATTGAACATCGCTCACCTTTGGGCACTGATTGGATACCACTTGTCAAGGAAGCTGATATACAATGCAGTACAATCAAAACAAAGCAGCTACTCtctattttataatgtaagaattttatttatttatttatgacaatataaaatatatatacaacaaattattattaatttaaactaaagTTGGAGCAACTCTCGTATTATgacgtttaattttttcatataaatcaGTTTCAATTTTAGTCATTGTAGTTCcttgttgtttttcaaattcttcTTCAGCTTGTTTGTCCAAATTAATTCTAATAcgttctttaattttattaatttcatctgGATTATTTGATTTCAATGATGcagttattatttcattaaaatgtAGTGGCACATCTGGTCTCATTTCTTCTGgcattttatctaaaatactTGGTAAATCATGCAATGATGATTcaatttctttgaattttttatcagcaTCTGGTGTATccattttattgatgataagaATTGAAtgcatatttaataaatctgGTTTATATAATTCTAACTCTTTGTTTAGTAATACAACTGTTTCTAGACAATTTCTAAAACTATGTCTAACTGATAAACGAAAGCCTtgaatatcaacaacaaataccAACAGTTTTGTTCTGTCaagatgttttaaaaatttatgaccCATTCCAATATTAATATGTGCACCTTCAATTAAACCTGGTAAATCAGCAATTGTTATTTGTCGTAAATCATCATAA harbors:
- the LOC122848511 gene encoding putative uncharacterized protein DDB_G0282133 isoform X1 → MTQCTVFYHQHLDDTLLDEDLGDEEYDLGNDEEEALLADDYEIDRQNSYKGEEETDDVLDLGVTDALDDLDAEDDNNDNAYINVPNNCYANDQHHDNHVNYYNQNDNINYNDENTHHHHHHQYENNISSHGGGGDYGGHNNMHHVTSDLREKLKKTIPRDIIVGNGQGMEDDDCDEARERRNRFQNERTVISPKMNNEIPDSLENVVTVDQPRMSFRGRGGRGRGIRGGGRGARFPGPNMGNFNPRYPVRMQFEDQNLKFRAPLIETRPQIFPNAPSNQMNPQLIYHQDNPHIIPPQFQQFNPQGVSPHPRPHFNEPRPQFNPNQFHPQSPQAPLPPQPRHQNPQMEFIPRGPMQQAPPRYNGPQNPQFIQNQQQRFQRPPHENELSVRPMGNRLPMMVHQGPLNNMPRQQMPGQRGPPPPPPQQMHQGPPRHPGMPVPRQDGQMPVFRQPIPNQMPQIQHNGPPGQQVFENRQQFQQENRNIYEQRQFDNRPLPVIQFNNQGQQVVHHQTGPSVVPAVPNVPLASGHKILINPHFRGNVQPPQEARPTWEGSQPPSHQQQLPNEQFASQSAQYQGQQQASYSQQLAPQSGAQASNDYSKKYPQNNKNDDPYAYFSDVWQENKTSKPSRSSTPPKSYSGDNNYSRDSNYRDYEKYKSDGRDNYQASKDQRGRDRSPQSRPRDHHQSQRSRPPSTNNHDSYDQRSRLQNSSNRPPLKPPQKRTPEPHDRSNRGSSPKRSKNHRNFHEARSTTTHNSNNIKKEEDMDPEMRDYRKKMEEQKRLREKILQEKENRRKQAALDKQIDESKNTKNTDIQQENKSLGSSLKKDDVDSQNQSTNRSRVRAGSEDKDETGGRVVKRTDKNITDDTAAKKSSYTDAMVRQIPPGTRRVIIQKTRVATSLQKPSLNNHSNDDSDMTNEKVTEITKIVKKLPLGVQKKKTIKKIANEQSDGGRKILLNDSTSGNATTAHSNRVVLQKPIQIKRTIDNKTNIVIVENISSNTNETKLREMCKGIGTVESVIIGDDNESATIVFKTHSAAMVFHKKYQKKMIDQSVINIRLVSQAGTLSQRN
- the LOC122848511 gene encoding putative uncharacterized protein DDB_G0282133 isoform X2, whose translation is MSDQDDTLLDEDLGDEEYDLGNDEEEALLADDYEIDRQNSYKGEEETDDVLDLGVTDALDDLDAEDDNNDNAYINVPNNCYANDQHHDNHVNYYNQNDNINYNDENTHHHHHHQYENNISSHGGGGDYGGHNNMHHVTSDLREKLKKTIPRDIIVGNGQGMEDDDCDEARERRNRFQNERTVISPKMNNEIPDSLENVVTVDQPRMSFRGRGGRGRGIRGGGRGARFPGPNMGNFNPRYPVRMQFEDQNLKFRAPLIETRPQIFPNAPSNQMNPQLIYHQDNPHIIPPQFQQFNPQGVSPHPRPHFNEPRPQFNPNQFHPQSPQAPLPPQPRHQNPQMEFIPRGPMQQAPPRYNGPQNPQFIQNQQQRFQRPPHENELSVRPMGNRLPMMVHQGPLNNMPRQQMPGQRGPPPPPPQQMHQGPPRHPGMPVPRQDGQMPVFRQPIPNQMPQIQHNGPPGQQVFENRQQFQQENRNIYEQRQFDNRPLPVIQFNNQGQQVVHHQTGPSVVPAVPNVPLASGHKILINPHFRGNVQPPQEARPTWEGSQPPSHQQQLPNEQFASQSAQYQGQQQASYSQQLAPQSGAQASNDYSKKYPQNNKNDDPYAYFSDVWQENKTSKPSRSSTPPKSYSGDNNYSRDSNYRDYEKYKSDGRDNYQASKDQRGRDRSPQSRPRDHHQSQRSRPPSTNNHDSYDQRSRLQNSSNRPPLKPPQKRTPEPHDRSNRGSSPKRSKNHRNFHEARSTTTHNSNNIKKEEDMDPEMRDYRKKMEEQKRLREKILQEKENRRKQAALDKQIDESKNTKNTDIQQENKSLGSSLKKDDVDSQNQSTNRSRVRAGSEDKDETGGRVVKRTDKNITDDTAAKKSSYTDAMVRQIPPGTRRVIIQKTRVATSLQKPSLNNHSNDDSDMTNEKVTEITKIVKKLPLGVQKKKTIKKIANEQSDGGRKILLNDSTSGNATTAHSNRVVLQKPIQIKRTIDNKTNIVIVENISSNTNETKLREMCKGIGTVESVIIGDDNESATIVFKTHSAAMVFHKKYQKKMIDQSVINIRLVSQAGTLSQRN
- the LOC122849403 gene encoding probable tRNA N6-adenosine threonylcarbamoyltransferase, mitochondrial: MFFNHCRPIKILGIETSCDDTGVAIVDDTGKIIGQALCSQQKIHTRNGGIIPPVARDLHYENITKVCEDALKSANLKLRDIDAIATTVKPGLPLSLDVGNKFGKYLCQIGNKPYIPIHHMEAHALTARMVEKVELPFLVLLISGGHCLLALVKKIDDFYLLGTSLDDAPGEAFDKVARKLKIFNLPQYRDKNGGAVIEHAAKFSNDPLQFEFPVPMPHYRDCNFSFSGIKNTVNTIIWRQEKEFDICGDGIVPDLYNICAGFQLSVGKHIGHKTKRAMKFLDHSNLIPDDRRTLVVSGGVACNDFIAKCLNVVCEEMDYRLVRPPPQLCTDNGIMIAWNGIERWRENCGVIRDPDEIAKVDIEHRSPLGTDWIPLVKEADIQCSTIKTKQLLSIL